One genomic segment of Amycolatopsis sp. Hca4 includes these proteins:
- a CDS encoding sugar ABC transporter permease, which produces MTETPAKHEVGTPADALAQTQAPTGAISDFGIDTTSMSTGEAVRDYFARLRAGELGALPSLFGLLVLVILFSALSDNFFTLANIANVFPQGAGVIIIAMGIVFVLLLGEIDLAAGVASGVAASVMALHYVNAGNLLGSLGTGVFVTFIGVLAVALLLSAYQRIWAGSALSLVGLLIVAIGVPANPWVEILLAICVGTAIGCITGFLVSKIGMPSFVVTLALFIVWQGVLLQFIGEGGTIGISNSDVLYKIANGNLNILGSWIFFLVAAGGFAVIALTSHFKRLKRGLVVQPTALVMIKVGALVVLSALGTWLLTINRSPNKAVVTIEGVPYVIPIMLVLLVAGTYVLNRTKYGRYVYAVGGNKEAARRAGIDVPKIRASVFVIGSAIAAIGGIVAASKVGSVSPQSGGLNTLLFAVGSAVIGGTSLFGGKGRVSDAVVGGLVIAVVINGLGLLKQPAAVVNIITGLVLLLAATVDALSRRRAAASTR; this is translated from the coding sequence ATGACTGAAACCCCTGCCAAGCACGAGGTCGGCACCCCCGCCGACGCGCTCGCGCAGACCCAGGCCCCCACCGGGGCGATCTCCGACTTCGGCATCGACACGACATCGATGTCAACGGGCGAAGCCGTCCGCGACTACTTCGCCCGCCTGCGAGCCGGCGAGCTCGGCGCGCTGCCGTCGCTGTTCGGCCTGCTCGTGCTGGTCATCCTGTTCAGCGCGCTGTCGGACAACTTCTTCACGCTGGCCAACATCGCCAACGTGTTCCCGCAGGGCGCCGGCGTCATCATCATCGCGATGGGCATCGTCTTCGTCCTGCTGCTCGGCGAGATCGACCTCGCCGCCGGTGTGGCCTCCGGTGTCGCCGCGTCCGTGATGGCCCTGCACTACGTGAACGCGGGGAACCTGCTGGGCTCCCTGGGCACCGGCGTGTTCGTCACGTTCATCGGGGTGCTGGCCGTGGCCCTGCTGCTGTCGGCCTACCAGCGGATCTGGGCCGGCTCCGCGCTCTCACTGGTCGGCCTGCTCATCGTCGCGATCGGCGTCCCGGCCAACCCGTGGGTGGAGATCCTGCTGGCCATCTGCGTCGGCACCGCCATCGGCTGCATCACCGGCTTCCTCGTGTCGAAGATCGGCATGCCGTCCTTCGTCGTGACGCTGGCGCTGTTCATCGTGTGGCAGGGCGTCCTGCTGCAGTTCATCGGTGAGGGCGGCACGATCGGCATCAGCAACTCGGACGTCCTGTACAAGATCGCCAACGGCAACCTGAACATCCTCGGCAGCTGGATCTTCTTCCTCGTCGCGGCCGGCGGGTTCGCCGTGATCGCGCTGACCAGCCACTTCAAGCGGCTCAAGCGCGGCCTGGTCGTCCAGCCGACCGCGCTGGTGATGATCAAGGTCGGCGCGCTCGTCGTGCTGTCGGCGCTGGGCACCTGGCTGCTGACGATCAACCGCTCGCCGAACAAGGCGGTCGTCACGATCGAGGGCGTCCCGTACGTCATCCCGATCATGCTCGTGCTGCTGGTGGCCGGGACCTACGTGCTCAACCGGACCAAGTACGGCCGGTACGTCTACGCGGTCGGCGGCAACAAGGAAGCCGCCCGCCGGGCCGGTATCGACGTGCCGAAGATCCGGGCGAGCGTGTTCGTCATCGGCTCGGCGATCGCGGCCATCGGCGGCATCGTCGCCGCGTCGAAGGTCGGCTCGGTCAGCCCGCAGTCCGGTGGCCTGAACACGCTGCTGTTCGCGGTCGGTTCGGCCGTCATCGGCGGCACGTCGCTCTTCGGCGGCAAGGGCCGGGTGTCCGACGCGGTGGTCGGCGGTCTCGTGATCGCCGTCGTCATCAACGGCCTCGGCCTGCTCAAGCAGCCGGCCGCGGTGGTCAACATCATCACCGGTCTGGTCCTGCTCCTCGCCGCCACGGTCGACGCGCTGTCCCGGCGCCGCGCGGCTGCGTCGACGCGCTGA
- a CDS encoding DMT family transporter encodes MPAPLLFVLSGISMYAGAAVAVDLFGHATPAGVAWLRCLGAAVVLLAWRRPPRPAWRGRRLLLAIVFGVVTAGMNVLFYEAIARLPLGTAVAVEFAGPVVVAALGSRTLRDVFALVLVAAGVVAIADVRLGGSFWGVVFALGAALAWAGYILLGKRVAVGGDGIDSLAIGFFAGTVVLFPLALGTGPVWSSPRLLLLGVGVGVLSTVVPYALDQVVLRRVGQARFATLLALLPVTAGVMGFLLLGQVPSLPEAIGTLAVVAGVGLRSRDGAAEPPG; translated from the coding sequence GTGCCCGCCCCGCTCTTGTTCGTTCTCAGCGGAATTTCCATGTACGCCGGAGCGGCGGTGGCGGTCGACCTTTTCGGCCACGCCACCCCGGCGGGCGTGGCCTGGCTCCGCTGCCTGGGCGCGGCGGTGGTCCTGCTGGCCTGGCGCCGCCCACCCCGCCCGGCATGGCGTGGCCGCCGCCTGCTGCTGGCGATCGTGTTCGGCGTGGTGACGGCCGGGATGAACGTGCTGTTCTACGAGGCGATCGCCCGGTTGCCGCTGGGCACGGCGGTGGCGGTGGAGTTCGCGGGCCCGGTGGTGGTGGCGGCCCTCGGGTCCCGCACGCTGCGAGACGTGTTCGCCCTGGTCCTGGTGGCGGCGGGGGTGGTGGCGATCGCGGACGTCCGGCTCGGGGGCAGCTTCTGGGGCGTGGTGTTCGCCCTGGGGGCGGCGCTGGCCTGGGCGGGGTACATCCTCCTGGGCAAGAGGGTGGCGGTGGGCGGCGACGGCATCGACAGCCTGGCGATCGGCTTCTTCGCGGGGACCGTGGTGCTGTTCCCGCTGGCGCTCGGGACGGGGCCGGTGTGGTCTTCGCCACGGTTGCTGCTGCTGGGGGTCGGGGTGGGGGTGCTGTCGACGGTGGTGCCGTACGCGCTGGACCAGGTGGTGCTGCGCCGGGTGGGACAGGCGCGGTTCGCCACGCTGCTGGCGTTGCTGCCGGTGACGGCGGGGGTGATGGGATTCTTGCTGCTGGGGCAGGTGCCGTCGCTGCCGGAGGCGATCGGGACGCTGGCCGTGGTGGCCGGGGTGGGGTTGCGGAGCCGGGATGGGGCGGCGGAGCCGCCTGGGTGA
- a CDS encoding ROK family transcriptional regulator: protein MIKPVTSTPVARPDEVRRHNRTTLLRLLHVGGPSTRATLAAELGLNRSTIKTLVDGLAEAGVVEEKVPRPGRGAGRPSLLVLPQPHAAVVLAVDLQVEHVAIALVGLGGQILGRNSWNLRGRMGQPAEVITHVIESTAILAGDLGVTPVAAGVSVPGVVRRADGHVHEAPNLRWTDVALGDRLGGVLQIPILVGNDAEFGAVAEHLRGAARGASDVVYISADVGVGGGVIAEGSALRGGSGYVGEIGHMVIRPDGRPCYCGSSGCWETEVGEAALCRALGLAEDTPRGAILFELRELGRDPEAAMSRLAEFAEWLTLGLINVVNLLGPQLVILGDLLTVLPEAVLRHVGNEVRRRSLVSRAVGGTRIVSSALGADGKLVGAAEVAFEVVLDSV, encoded by the coding sequence ATGATAAAGCCCGTGACCAGCACGCCCGTTGCTCGACCGGACGAGGTGCGCCGGCACAACCGCACGACCCTGCTCCGCCTGCTGCACGTCGGCGGGCCGAGCACCCGGGCGACCCTGGCCGCGGAGCTGGGGCTCAACCGGAGCACGATCAAGACCCTCGTCGACGGGCTCGCCGAAGCCGGTGTCGTCGAGGAGAAGGTGCCGAGGCCGGGACGAGGGGCGGGCCGCCCCTCGCTCCTGGTCCTGCCCCAGCCGCACGCGGCGGTCGTGCTCGCGGTCGACCTGCAGGTCGAGCACGTCGCGATCGCCCTGGTCGGGCTCGGCGGGCAGATCCTGGGCCGCAACAGCTGGAACCTGCGCGGCCGGATGGGGCAGCCCGCCGAGGTCATCACCCACGTCATCGAGTCGACGGCCATCCTGGCCGGCGACCTCGGCGTGACCCCGGTGGCGGCCGGGGTGTCGGTGCCCGGCGTGGTCCGGCGGGCCGACGGGCACGTGCACGAGGCCCCGAACCTGCGCTGGACCGACGTCGCCCTCGGCGACCGGCTCGGCGGGGTGCTGCAGATCCCGATCCTGGTCGGCAACGACGCCGAGTTCGGCGCGGTCGCCGAGCACCTGCGCGGGGCGGCCCGCGGGGCGTCCGACGTGGTGTACATCTCGGCGGACGTGGGCGTCGGCGGCGGGGTGATCGCGGAGGGCTCGGCCCTGCGCGGCGGCTCGGGGTACGTCGGCGAGATCGGCCACATGGTCATCCGGCCGGACGGGCGGCCCTGCTACTGCGGCAGCAGCGGCTGCTGGGAGACCGAGGTCGGCGAGGCGGCGCTGTGCCGGGCCCTCGGGCTGGCCGAGGACACCCCGCGCGGCGCGATCCTGTTCGAGCTGCGCGAGCTGGGCCGCGATCCGGAGGCGGCGATGTCGCGGCTCGCGGAGTTCGCGGAGTGGCTGACGCTGGGGCTGATCAACGTCGTCAACCTGCTGGGCCCGCAGCTGGTGATCCTCGGCGACCTGCTGACGGTGCTGCCGGAGGCGGTGCTGCGGCACGTCGGCAACGAAGTCCGCCGGCGCAGCCTGGTGAGCCGGGCGGTCGGGGGCACACGGATCGTCAGCTCGGCACTGGGAGCGGATGGGAAGCTGGTGGGCGCCGCCGAAGTGGCGTTCGAAGTGGTCCTGGATTCTGTCTGA